In Halosegnis marinus, one genomic interval encodes:
- a CDS encoding 30S ribosomal protein S6e, producing the protein MADFQVVVADPEEGATYQLEVDGQDANRFVGRSIGEEVDGGAVGLDGATLEITGGSDTSGRPMRADVQGTSTKAVLLTGGTGYEPKRDGERRRVTVRGAEVSDETRQINVKVIDAGDADVAAAFGAGDDGDDE; encoded by the coding sequence ATGGCAGACTTTCAGGTCGTCGTCGCCGACCCCGAGGAGGGCGCGACGTACCAGCTCGAAGTTGACGGACAGGACGCGAACCGATTCGTCGGCCGCTCCATCGGCGAGGAGGTCGACGGCGGCGCGGTCGGGCTCGACGGCGCGACGCTCGAGATCACGGGCGGCTCCGACACCTCCGGCCGGCCGATGCGCGCCGACGTGCAGGGGACGAGCACGAAGGCGGTCCTGCTCACCGGCGGCACGGGCTACGAGCCCAAGCGCGACGGCGAGCGCCGCCGCGTCACCGTCCGCGGCGCCGAGGTCTCCGACGAGACGCGCCAGATCAACGTCAAGGTAATCGACGCCGGCGACGCGGACGTGGCCGCCGCGTTCGGCGCGGGCGACGACGGCGACGACGAGTAA
- a CDS encoding DUF5781 family protein, whose protein sequence is MDLRVKGSGPSEPFLSARDLFETEQELTLPVEVDVREDPDERTLTGHYDDHHVLVMSAQAATSAMARELALHEFAHMARHEESHPSHTMKTEEALFLALAGRSVERRKLAHCYQIANHMKDIYADDITLALAPADKLVAFMESSLAAAVADRPAAAPGGWTRTSEAADPEITVVNAAFALALLERHDAIADDHRLYDLARAAASDAPAVSLDTFRRTFRSLAADPDESEYRRALVDVTREYVVGSGGPTAAD, encoded by the coding sequence ATGGATTTGCGCGTGAAGGGTAGCGGGCCGTCGGAGCCGTTTCTCTCGGCCCGGGACCTCTTCGAGACCGAACAGGAACTGACGCTCCCGGTCGAGGTCGACGTCCGCGAGGACCCGGACGAACGGACGCTCACCGGCCACTACGACGACCACCACGTGCTCGTGATGAGCGCGCAGGCGGCCACGAGCGCCATGGCCCGGGAACTCGCGCTCCACGAGTTCGCCCACATGGCCCGCCACGAGGAGTCCCACCCCTCCCACACGATGAAGACGGAGGAGGCGCTCTTCCTCGCGCTCGCGGGTCGCTCCGTCGAGCGGCGGAAGCTCGCGCACTGTTATCAGATAGCGAACCACATGAAGGACATCTACGCCGACGACATCACGCTCGCGCTCGCGCCGGCGGACAAACTCGTCGCCTTCATGGAGTCGTCGCTCGCCGCCGCGGTGGCCGACCGCCCCGCGGCCGCCCCGGGCGGGTGGACCCGGACCAGCGAGGCCGCCGACCCGGAGATAACGGTCGTCAACGCTGCCTTCGCGCTCGCGCTGTTGGAGCGGCACGACGCCATCGCCGACGACCACCGGCTGTACGACCTCGCGCGGGCGGCCGCCAGCGACGCGCCGGCGGTGTCGCTCGACACCTTCCGCCGGACGTTCCGGTCGCTGGCCGCCGACCCCGACGAGTCGGAGTACCGGCGCGCGCTCGTGGACGTCACCCGCGAGTACGTCGTCGGCTCCGGGGGGCCGACCGCGGCCGACTGA
- a CDS encoding DUF7112 family protein produces the protein MPESVPSDAVDSVRATLERAGRTDRPKVTVPEAARDRFPRGEVVRLSLGGAVRHATVELAIDDSLEIRGAYDNARMAREGEGPNRLAEWADEKGLDFGRTVHLDVVEEDFFYGLRAPGERAVYRVPDRPDEGLADIARRTEGDE, from the coding sequence ATGCCCGAGTCAGTTCCCAGCGACGCCGTGGACAGCGTGCGCGCCACCCTCGAACGCGCGGGTCGTACCGACCGCCCGAAGGTAACCGTCCCCGAGGCGGCCCGCGACCGCTTCCCGCGCGGCGAGGTCGTCCGGCTCTCGCTCGGCGGCGCGGTCCGCCACGCGACGGTCGAACTCGCCATCGACGACAGCCTGGAGATACGCGGCGCGTACGACAACGCCCGCATGGCCCGCGAGGGCGAGGGCCCGAACCGCCTCGCCGAGTGGGCCGACGAGAAGGGGCTCGACTTCGGCCGCACCGTCCACCTCGACGTGGTCGAGGAGGACTTCTTCTACGGCCTGCGCGCCCCCGGCGAGCGCGCCGTCTATCGCGTCCCCGACCGCCCGGACGAGGGACTCGCCGACATCGCCCGGCGGACGGAGGGGGACGAATGA
- a CDS encoding DUF5807 family protein — translation MSTPYEAFLAGERHDDILLFIDDDAVGDPGSLAGVAEEVGTGYVLVLPGDRGSEVVSDVVGIDPMDLAGAAMDTEGDIRRDCTGGDCPAGTGDAHRVRFVFAFTEAENPEVGGLYAEGDVLHAYAACACGQTYSDKWVLDD, via the coding sequence ATGAGCACCCCCTACGAGGCGTTCCTCGCCGGCGAGCGCCACGACGACATCCTGCTGTTCATCGACGACGACGCCGTCGGCGACCCCGGCTCGCTCGCCGGCGTCGCCGAAGAGGTCGGCACGGGCTACGTCCTCGTCCTCCCCGGCGACCGCGGGAGCGAGGTCGTCTCCGACGTGGTCGGCATCGACCCGATGGACCTCGCCGGCGCGGCGATGGACACCGAGGGGGACATCCGCCGCGACTGCACCGGCGGCGACTGCCCGGCCGGCACCGGCGACGCCCACCGCGTGCGGTTCGTCTTCGCGTTCACCGAGGCCGAGAACCCCGAGGTCGGCGGCCTCTACGCCGAGGGCGACGTCCTCCACGCGTACGCCGCCTGCGCCTGCGGCCAGACCTACTCGGACAAGTGGGTCCTCGACGACTGA
- a CDS encoding amino acid-binding protein, with translation MSDAVHAYTVRLELVDEPGELLRTLEPIAENGGNLLSIFHERGNLTPRGHIPVEVDVEATPERFEAIVEALRDSGVNVVQAGEERYSEEVTVVLTGHLVDTDLSDTLRRVQDCGRASVTDVSLSAPGGTEDVSSARLRLAAEQGGTTEALDAVRAVAAEKDLQVIAPLAGGEA, from the coding sequence GTGAGCGACGCCGTACACGCGTACACCGTACGGCTCGAACTCGTGGACGAACCGGGCGAGCTACTGCGCACGCTCGAACCCATCGCGGAGAACGGGGGGAACCTCCTCTCGATATTCCACGAGCGCGGGAACCTCACACCGCGGGGCCACATCCCCGTGGAGGTGGACGTCGAGGCGACGCCGGAGCGGTTCGAGGCCATCGTCGAGGCGCTGCGCGACTCGGGCGTCAACGTCGTACAGGCGGGGGAGGAACGGTACAGCGAGGAGGTGACCGTCGTGTTGACGGGCCACCTCGTGGACACGGACCTCTCGGACACGCTCCGGCGGGTGCAGGACTGCGGGCGTGCGTCGGTGACGGACGTGTCGCTGTCGGCGCCGGGCGGCACCGAGGACGTGTCGTCGGCGCGGCTCCGGCTGGCGGCCGAACAGGGCGGGACGACCGAGGCCCTCGACGCGGTGCGCGCCGTCGCCGCGGAGAAGGACCTGCAGGTCATCGCGCCGCTGGCGGGGGGCGAGGCGTGA
- a CDS encoding J domain-containing protein — protein sequence MDTAWPLFVAALALAALATLLALLGFGSPPMLVGAVVAAAGSYVCLRRSHRELSRRAYARVGVERNPDGTVGREGRAARRSRSADIDYEPRDWDDPDDWPFDDPFWTGTDEEDDPPGPEEGPGEWWERRTGRTPSRDGGAQVVAPREREACDVLGVDHDADAETVTAAYRERVLETHPDHGGDEESFKRVRWAYEYLKEHRE from the coding sequence GTGGACACCGCGTGGCCGCTGTTCGTCGCGGCGTTGGCGCTGGCGGCGCTGGCGACCCTGCTTGCGCTCCTCGGCTTCGGCTCCCCGCCGATGCTCGTCGGGGCGGTCGTCGCCGCCGCCGGGAGCTACGTCTGTCTCCGCCGGAGCCACCGCGAACTCTCCCGGCGGGCCTACGCCCGCGTCGGCGTGGAGCGCAACCCCGACGGGACGGTCGGCCGGGAGGGGCGGGCCGCGCGGCGCTCGCGGTCGGCCGACATCGACTACGAGCCGCGCGACTGGGACGACCCGGACGACTGGCCGTTCGACGACCCGTTCTGGACCGGCACCGACGAGGAGGACGACCCGCCCGGCCCCGAGGAGGGCCCCGGCGAGTGGTGGGAGCGCCGGACCGGCCGCACCCCGTCGCGCGACGGCGGCGCACAGGTGGTGGCGCCCCGCGAGCGGGAGGCGTGCGACGTGCTCGGGGTGGACCACGACGCCGACGCCGAGACGGTGACGGCCGCCTACCGCGAGCGCGTGCTGGAGACGCACCCCGACCACGGCGGCGACGAGGAGTCGTTCAAGCGGGTCCGGTGGGCCTACGAGTATCTCAAGGAACACCGGGAGTGA
- a CDS encoding elongation factor EF-2: MGRRKKIVQECEKLMDKPDQIRNIAIAAHVDHGKTTLTDNLLAGAGMISQDTAGQQLAMDTEEDEQERGITIDAANVSMTHEYEGTNHLVNLIDTPGHVDFGGDVTRAMRAVDGALVVVDAVEGAMPQTETVLRQALREGVKPALFINKVDRLISELQEGPEEMQERLQKVIGDVNDLIRGMTDDMDDVDDWTVSIQDGTVGMGSALYKWGISMPSMQRTGMDFGEIIDLEQNDERQELHERTPLSDVVLDMVCEHFPDPLDAQPRRIPRVWRGDAESDLAIDMREVDPEGEVVLMVTDIGIDPHAGEIAAGRVFSGTIEKGQNLYVSGTAGTNRVQSVGIYMGGEREEVDRVPAGNIAAVTGLKDAIAGSTVSSVEMTPFESIEHISEPVITKSVEAQNMDDLPKLIETLRQVSKEDPTIRIEINEDTGEHLISGQGELHLEVITQRIERNQGIPVITGEPIVVYRESPTAQSREVEGISPNRHNRFYMSVEPLSEDIVELLKLGEATMDMPELERREALMEAGMDKDTAQNVEHIYGSNILIDDTKGIQHLNETMELVIEGLEESLDDGPLAAEPVEGALLRLHDARLHEDAIHRGPAQVIPATRDAVHTSLMDAEIRLLEPIQNVRIDVPNEHMGAASGEIQGRRGRVDDMYQEGDLMVVEGIAPVDEMIGFSSDIRSATEGRASWNTENAGFRVLADNLQPDIIHEIRERKGMKTELPEQINYL, encoded by the coding sequence ATGGGCCGACGTAAGAAGATCGTACAGGAGTGTGAGAAGCTGATGGACAAACCGGACCAGATCCGGAACATCGCCATCGCCGCTCACGTCGACCACGGGAAGACGACGCTGACGGACAACCTCCTCGCGGGTGCGGGCATGATCTCGCAGGACACCGCGGGCCAGCAGCTCGCGATGGACACGGAGGAGGACGAGCAGGAGCGCGGCATCACCATCGACGCGGCCAACGTCTCGATGACCCACGAGTACGAGGGCACGAACCACCTCGTCAACCTCATCGACACGCCGGGCCACGTCGACTTCGGCGGCGACGTGACCCGCGCGATGCGGGCCGTCGACGGCGCGCTCGTCGTCGTGGACGCGGTCGAGGGCGCGATGCCCCAGACCGAGACGGTGCTGCGCCAGGCGCTCCGCGAGGGCGTCAAGCCGGCGCTGTTCATCAACAAGGTCGACCGCCTCATCTCCGAGCTCCAGGAGGGGCCCGAGGAGATGCAGGAGCGGCTCCAGAAGGTCATCGGCGACGTCAACGACCTCATCCGCGGGATGACGGACGACATGGACGACGTCGACGACTGGACCGTCTCCATCCAGGACGGCACCGTCGGGATGGGCTCGGCGCTGTACAAGTGGGGCATCTCGATGCCCTCCATGCAGCGGACGGGCATGGACTTCGGCGAGATCATCGACCTCGAACAGAACGACGAGCGCCAGGAGCTCCACGAGCGGACGCCCCTGTCGGACGTCGTGCTCGACATGGTCTGTGAGCACTTCCCGGACCCGCTCGACGCCCAGCCCCGCCGTATTCCGCGCGTCTGGCGCGGCGACGCGGAGTCCGACCTCGCCATCGACATGCGCGAGGTCGACCCCGAGGGCGAGGTCGTCCTGATGGTCACCGACATCGGTATCGACCCCCACGCCGGGGAAATCGCCGCCGGGCGTGTGTTCTCCGGCACCATCGAGAAGGGCCAGAACCTCTACGTCTCGGGTACCGCGGGCACGAACCGCGTCCAGTCCGTCGGCATCTACATGGGCGGCGAGCGCGAGGAGGTCGACCGCGTGCCGGCCGGCAACATCGCGGCCGTCACGGGCCTGAAGGACGCCATCGCCGGCTCCACCGTCTCGTCCGTCGAGATGACCCCGTTCGAGTCCATCGAGCACATCTCCGAGCCGGTCATCACGAAGTCCGTCGAGGCCCAGAACATGGACGACCTCCCGAAGCTCATCGAGACGCTCCGACAGGTCTCGAAGGAGGACCCCACCATCCGCATCGAGATCAACGAGGACACCGGCGAGCACCTCATCTCGGGGCAGGGCGAACTCCACCTGGAGGTCATCACCCAGCGTATCGAGCGTAACCAGGGCATCCCGGTCATCACCGGCGAGCCCATCGTCGTCTACCGCGAGTCGCCGACGGCGCAGTCGCGCGAGGTCGAGGGTATCTCGCCGAACCGCCACAACCGCTTCTACATGTCCGTCGAGCCGCTCTCGGAGGACATCGTCGAGCTGCTGAAGCTCGGCGAGGCGACGATGGACATGCCGGAACTGGAGCGCCGCGAGGCGCTGATGGAGGCCGGCATGGACAAGGACACGGCTCAGAACGTCGAGCACATCTACGGCTCGAACATCCTCATCGACGACACGAAGGGGATTCAGCACCTCAACGAGACGATGGAGCTGGTCATCGAGGGGCTCGAGGAGTCGCTCGACGACGGCCCGCTCGCCGCGGAGCCGGTCGAGGGCGCGCTGCTGCGCCTCCACGACGCCCGGCTCCACGAGGACGCCATCCACCGCGGCCCGGCGCAGGTCATTCCGGCGACCCGCGACGCGGTCCACACCTCGCTGATGGACGCCGAGATCCGGCTGCTCGAACCCATCCAGAACGTCCGCATCGACGTGCCCAACGAACACATGGGCGCGGCGTCGGGCGAGATCCAGGGTCGCCGCGGCCGCGTCGACGACATGTACCAGGAGGGCGACCTCATGGTCGTGGAGGGCATCGCGCCCGTCGACGAGATGATCGGCTTCTCGTCGGACATCCGCAGCGCGACGGAGGGTCGCGCGTCGTGGAACACGGAGAACGCCGGCTTCCGCGTGCTGGCCGACAACCTCCAGCCCGACATCATCCACGAGATCCGCGAGCGCAAGGGTATGAAGACCGAACTGCCCGAGCAGATCAACTACCTGTAA